cctcgttaaaaaccttgccaggaaaacccattgggacaaaacctgaactaagggaaaaagagtgcaacatgaatatgtctccccctcatgcacatatgatccataattcttttggtgataatatatctcataagattattgttataacttttaaaatatcaccatatataatctttgatcatatattttctataactcttccagagtatgtatggacttctaaattatagatgaggggttcgtggaacattaatatttatccaactaattgtatcattcatgtgtatatacaatcttgttcatactaaaatttaacatttcaagtagatatgaacataacacattaatgataatataaatttcatttgtgacaatgatggtactccaataccatatatttgttccatcttgttgtatgatcttaattttcatatcaaatgatcatatatctataattcttaatacatatgaagtacttcaggacttcaatactaatgaacaaactttatacatttaatatttctcgatatacaaaagaaataaaagtttgttcttcaattaatcaaaaactcttcaagagtctatcacaacgtataatttacgtatttatactgcatagacaaccatacgtatttttcaaacaataatttacttacatgtctttatttcatacaaagatctttgtcatatagtgcgcgcgacttagaatttatatcacttaagacatgtattaaattcttctagaatttttagataaggcttatttcaaattctcactatattaggagctccaaataaataatcttttgttgcaacatttatgtgacgcttataaatcctcataaaatatattccaggctataatcaaataatgattatattttctcaatatttaagccttacttcaatcaatctcatgtctatgcaaactttgtacaacaattcattatgtacaaatacatatatgcaaatttctcatttatttgcacaccctataGTCTTACTTCATTTTATGCGAGTAAATTTGCtcggattgcgtcataatattttggccaaaaatcaaaatgtatgtcgatgattctcgacaaatctaataccatgatccttgctatctcatgttagtttattgcatatgcaaacattcaatatttattgtcgacaaaaatttcaataaatgataatttcctcccatattgacataacttatagagatctctttaaattacatatttttcaaatatgtttatcatttataggtacctatatagaatcacttcagggattcaattatgatcaaatgtgttatgtctaacttctcttgggagtctttttgagtaccgttttcatcacggttatcattttaatactttataacattaaggtatctccatgagtacctctagatttaacaacttcagggcaaatcaaatgaacatttattaataatttctacattgttcatttacgcttcaggcgttttcaactcattctatctcaactttgaataatattgatttgcagttggtatatatcattttgaactatattgttcttatatactttgtgcaaggatcatttttcaaaaattatcatcgatcccaactgctcctctccccctgatcgagagaatttttaaaaattgtgatatctaataatattaatatacctgtagggatttcagtatatcacaatgaatcaatatttgtttaaactcatacatactatatgacattgaacttcaggttcaattaacttcagtttcaagttcaatccttatgaacttaattcatttctaagaatgagtcatacgtgtataattagaaatacataaatttacacatattgtaaatgcatgattatataatcttatcacatcgataagaaactatgcaataaaaatctaacaatagctcaagattgttaaagaaatataatttaaatattttctctgtgcaaatatatgcacattcttcttttgagccttataaattaacaatgagaagaatcttttggttcttcaacaaaattttagtcaaatcctttgacaatttattgcatatgatttatcatgtcaaaataattcaattaatgaacttcaggttcactataatttgtatttcaatgaaactttcaaaatgtaatgtaaattcattacaacataatcattataagtttcatttttatatacacgaataatataattatattattctccaaaacatatacactcttcaggaatcactatcatcaattcaatgatgtgtataatttaaaagatacatgacaacttcatcatgttattgtaatggtcaaatagatataaccataacatatcattcatttttcctgatatctttttaacaagtcgtctaatttattaatagactattcatcagtctaattatcatgacttgatatattatatatttaaatgtacaacaagtacatataataagttatttattatcactttcataactagataaaagttacacatctaggtacatacaaagacattttactgctcaaagtagcaattgtatgtaagacttcttcaggaagcttttcaactaatcattttatgattctttatcactttgattatattggatcactaacaaatattagtatatccacttttgggaatatgcaaattgaattatatggtaactatatatttacatatcatgtaccaacaatagtttgaaactattgatttcaagaaataataaaatatgtatatattaatttgcttctggcattaccaatatatgtgaaatctatattctttgaaatagaatttcatgtatattcattctctttaggtaatgatatttaaatattctaaatgtacaataagtttgtacaattcacattctattaaataatcaagtatacttttatcttgactataattgtgtccgtactacaggtacgcgaccactattattcaattccacacatgatatatagatttcatgcactttgatggtgtgtggtatctcatcttttggttatttccaatttcttctggaaatatttgagtagcaaacaatgccattgattatttaaaatcattacattcacttcggggaatgacgttgaacaagtagaacattattataaatttcttaaaaatttattacttgttcatatataaaaagaaattactcagcaatttctttaacaatatttcaaagaatatatgaatacaattttcgcataatctccaagatgtatgcaaaatttgatctttaatatatgtcacatgcaataattttcaacattgcAAGCAATAAcagtgtataataacatgactaatacaaacaatctttaaaagtagttgacttcaattcgtatcattctctgcagggaatgatgaacaataaatacatgtctcatgtatttaaataacattagtcatgctcactgttattcttatactttgatgtttcaatgcaattttcttaacattctttttaggtattcaaaacccactataaaattgcatcaataataatcatttttaatgattctttagttgtattcacataaatacaatcatttttttttcttcgataaatataaaacatttacttcaggaaatgtttgtcaaaatctatatcgatattagattacttttcattgtcctcaaagaatacaagaacatatatataaatatgtattcatctctttcattatatattcatcaactatataatgaatattacgtttgcacaatcttcaggatatatgcaagattttattgaggacgcataatcatcaggatgtatgcaatattttatcgatgatgcataatcttcaggatatatgcaatattttatcgatgatgcataatcttcaggatatatgcaatattttatcgatgatgcataatctttaggatatatgcaatattttatcgatgatgcataatctttaggatatatgcaatattttatcgatgatacataatcttctggatatatgtataatttatatagattttctctatcatatcataggcacacatatattgtaaatattatgaatgataagaccattatatatatatgaaataaatatataaaaatatatacatacatatataatatatagatatatagataaaaagaaaaaagaaaccaaatgattcttgaaaatgtttcagtcagaggagtatatatataaatatatatttagtgtatcgtgactttgaaacaattcaagaactttaacaaaatacttacattgggacttgggcagagactcatgcttgaagcttgggcagagactcgtgctgataacgtgttataaaataatataatataatataaagtagatgagaagaaagaagaagaagatgaagagagaaagagaaagtgaatgagaatttctgagttgtttattccaatggggtgaacccctatttatacaaatacaagagtgagatattaagaaactaagaaaaagggaaactaagaagaagaggaatgttgattacaattaatggtaataaataaaagatttggacatccacataattattaatatttataacacttatAACATTTTTGCTTTAATTATGTAATTCTAAGTATTCCAAACTTACATCAAACTTGGTACCTAAAAAACACTTCCATTAAAGGTTTGTTAGCTATAATTTCAtgaatcatattttttatttttttgataaatttcaaTCAtagtatttattaaattattaaaatcctACTATAAAATTATTATGACTTAATAGTTAATATAAATCTCACAAAATATTCTAACCCGGATTTTTgccctttaaaaataaaatattttcctcaataaaaaaaaaaaaagattataagAGTCAATCTCTTAATTTAATGTACTGACATGAGATTTATTAatatagagaaatgctaaagagcACCAGTGGTACCTAGCACCTTCCTACATgtcaatatcgttattggtccaactaagtatcgggttccatataatttaatataatagcttttagggaatatcgctaactaatcgcaacgcgacatgtcgagaaggtgctagaGACCACTGGTGGCTCATAGCAATGCTCATTaatatattatgaaaaaaagaaattttattaaaaggATTCAACCGAAACAATGTGAGAGATACAAAGTAGAATCGAAACATCTAGCTAGTGGGCTGCTTTATTATCAGGATTTCTAGGAACAAAACAACAAGTACCACCACAGTAGAAGTTGATACTGTTGATATCAAATGCGAAGAGATCCTCGGTATACACCAACTCCCACACCGCTATATCGAAGCCAAAGCAACATGGAGGCTTTAATCCCTTACATCCACGACAGTGCAAcagttaaaatattataaaattagtaCAGATTAATCATGAGATGAAGTAATGTATATTATATGATTGTGTATAaataatagtgtatatatattgttgacTCAGAATTTGGCCAACTAACGGTGGAGCTTTAATAATTGTTGATTATCACCACGTGTAAATAATAGTAACAAATAGTAAAAGTTACAAAGAGACTTATAGAGGTATTTGGCCCCCTTGTTTAACGAGTAATGACTTACTCtttttttagttgtattcactctTAAGATAATactatgtagattacatgtctAGACCTTGTAATTTCTAGCTATGGCTCTCttcattattataattgtaagaACATTGTGTGCAGATAAAAACTGATGAGATCTTGTTAAGAACTTATCAAAAATCTTGACTTAGTGTCTAGGATACATTGATGGAGTATAACTTTACAAGGTTTGAGAGTGAGAGGCTTCACACGTGTGAGAAACTTCATGGCGCATGAGAGAGCACTTGTAGAGACCTTTTAATGATTGTGGAATGACTTAGCCCTCGAGAGAGTGATCTAATGCCCTTTATATAGTATAGGACTTACAAAATATCATAATTCAAATAAGTAAAGATCTCCCTTCAAAATAGAGATATTAACATCTTTTAtctattatttaaattacaaaaataataactaaatcCCTAGAATACAGGACTAATATCTTAAGGGAATATCCCTATCTTCATGTTGGCCCTGTCTCGCAATTTGTTTAGCTGTTTAGAGTTGTATGTGTTAATGCCAATTTTCGTTAACCGAAAATAAATAGCCTTTTAGTAATAAATATTCTTCCAAAATTAATAagtaataaaagaaattataactctagaTACTTTTACGtgattttgtagttaaaatctacatacTCCACAAGTCCTTCTTATTAGGAATCTTTTCTGAATACAGAGTACAATTAGAGaatttgaataataataattcactatCCGAATCTCTCCTTTTTCTTATGGGctatgccactatttataaatGTATATGTAACGCctgtatttaaatatttactaaACTCGAAAGATAATTTTAACATATTATATCTTTATAACTATATGGATTGGGATCTCGAgtattaaaatacaatttataagtattttactaatatgtacatataatatgttttttttttaaaaaaaaaacttgcgaACATGCAActtcaaaatacagactcaaaatagtaaaagaccgaaaccctccaggttgcactgccgcgatatgtacaatcactgcCGAGCTCCATCTCACTGTTCCTCTAGCTTGGCTttccctttacctacacaaggcagcaaactgatgagtcaacagactcagtaagatatgcaagatatatatatatatatatataaataatgcaatgccagctttatgattaagccgccctgagcttaataattaagctcaccaaatggataagaacgttcttaagggaagtacgaccactgtaccaaatgcactaaagtaccaacctTGTACTGGTGTTGGTAGGGCCATAACTGTACTCCCGGAAgctactaagtgttgtaccacttGCACGACGTACCcctggtactcgtgttggtaacaccgtaaccacattTATAAACAACACTACACTAACACTCTATAAATCACATTCATACTAGTGCTAGTAGTGCAAATGTCTAGAACAagcatatattcatatatatatatatattcttatgctatcttacctcgttccgtgctcaagtgtgccggttagcctgagtggaaacgcagctcgacgctttacagggccctaaaccatatgTTCGGAATTCAATGAGAAACATGCTAAACACTTTTtggggatttaaaatagaaactaaacttaaccctatcgataaataggatgCCTATACCCTAAATTAcgtaaaaacaagaaaaactagggctcagaaaaaagccccaaccggcagaccggttcccaaccggaaccctagttcctgggtaccaaccggtcgaccagttGCAAGAGGCTtctcagaaccggtcgaccggttctgagcTGGGAACAAAAATTTGATCCctttaattcaaatcaagcccaaacttTGCAAAACTTTCCAAAACACCTGCTCACATCATAATGAATCAAAACCAAGCAACAGAACTCAATAATTCACACCAAATTCAAAAACACCATTAGAGGTCAAGGTTTGAGTTCTCAAACTCAAACCTTGACAAAACCTTACTACAATtaacaaaaacaacataaaacaaTTCAAGTAACCTTAGTTAAACTTCAGAACTTCAATTCAAACAATAAACTTCAACACAGCCCCCCAATTGCAAAATTCAAGAATTTATCTAACTTAAGTTTCAACTAAAATCAAAAGGGAAGAGCTAGGGAACACTACCTTGGATCAAAGCTTCACCAATACTGCTAGAAATCCCAAAAATCAGCAAGCAAATCCAACCCTAGGCTAGGTTCTTGATGGTTCGAAAATGAGAGAGAAGGAGAATAGATGAAATGATAAATTTCTATGATATTCTTCAAAAGAATAAAACCCTcctttatttaatattaatgttaTTTTCAGCTAATAACATTCCCACAAAAGGACAAATTCTCCTAACAAAAGACCTATATACCCCTAAagtaataaaacaaaataaccaTATGCATCATGAGCAAAACGGTCAaaccaaaaccccaaaaattgtAACGCCTCTATTATCAAACAATGATACCCCGATAATAATTTAAACATATCAACGtgactctctaaaggcccaacgtcgctttccacagcttccgaacacaatcacagaaaattgagtaatttacataaaatagcataataacatatatgataataaatatatttccaaaatatgcatttcataattattaatttaatctcatacataaaccctaattatttaataattcaaagtataatcatatgcgatctttacaattatccccccattaaaaggatttcgcccccgaaatctacctgaacaactctggatgcTGAGTTTTTATATCAGTCTCCAactcccaagtggcttcttccactttactatttctccagagtactttaacCAACaatatggttttggttcgaagGACCTTTTCCTTCCTATCTAgaatttgcactggttgttcatCATATGATAGGTCAGGTTGCAATTCCAATGTTTCATAACTCAAAACGTGCATTGGGTCAGACACATACTTTCTCAGCATAgaaacatgaaatacattatgcactgctaacaatgaaggaggtaaaGCTAACCGGTAAGCAACTTGTCCAACTTTCTCcagaatttcaaaaggtccaataaacctagggcttaacttgccTTTCTTTCCAAAGCGTCTGATCCCTTTCATTGGGGATACTCATAGAAAGACATGATCACCAGGTTGGAATGTAACATCCCATCGcttgggatctgcataacttttctgcctactttgagaagcaagcattcgagctttaATCTTGTCTATCGCTTCATTTGTTTTCTAGACCAACTCAGGGCCTAAGTATTTTCGTTCTCcagtttcgtcccaatgaattggtgaacgacattttctgccatagagcagctcataaggagccattcctatggtactttgatagctattattataggagaattcaatcagaggcaaatacttactccatgaccctccaaaatccatgacacaagctcgtaacaagtcttcaagtatttgaatagttcgctcagattgcccatctgtttgaggatgaaaggctgtgctaaatTTCAAATTAGTTCCCCTAGCCTTCTGCAAACTCACCTGAAACTTCGATGTAAATTTAGGGTCTCTATCTGAAACGATAGACTTCGGCAccccatgaagacgaacaatttctttcacatacaaatcagcatactgatctactacataggttaccttaacaggtaagaaatgtgcCGACTTTGTAAagcgatccaccacaacccaaattgagtcgtacattcctgtggtcctaggcaagccaaccacaaagtccatcgcaatgtcttcccagttccattctggaagtgttAATGGCTGAAGTAACCCTGCCGGTCGTTGATGCTCGGCTTTgatttgttgacaggttaagcactTAGTGACATAGTCTACCACATCTgtcttcatcccataccaccaaaaatagggttttaagtcttgatacattttggtgatTCCTGGATGCAATGAGtaaggggtagtatgagcttcttccagaatttctttcttaagctcattgaTATCAGGGACACACACTCGTGCTTTAAACAACAGCATTCCACTGTCAGAAACTGAAAAGTCCTTAGCTTTGCCCGCTAAGACATCTACTCGAATCTTAACCAATTTAGGATCTTCTAATTGGGccactctaattctttccaacaaatccgactgaagtgtcagattaaataatttctcagtcACCAACTCATTGTTTGCCCTAGTCATCTCTGAGGCTAACTGAGGAGAAATCATGACCATGCTGAATATCTGATCAGGTCCTTTTCGGCTTAaggcatcagccacaacatttgcctttccagggtgatacaggatttcacagtcatagtctttcaccaactccaaccaccttctttgtctcatgttcagatccttctgagtgaagaagtacttgagactcttgtggtcagtatagatctcacacctttcaccatataagtaatgtcgccaaattttaaaggcgaacaccactgctgcaagttctaggtcgtgagttgggtaacgctgctcataatcttccAATTGTCGAGAAGCGAAGGCTATGACTTTATCTGCTTGCATTAACACACAGCCTAAACCCTGCcttgatgcatcacaatacaccacaaacttttcttgatcagatGGCAGGGCTAGaacaggagctgtaatcaatcgttgcttcagctcttggaaacttttctcacac
This Cannabis sativa cultivar Pink pepper isolate KNU-18-1 chromosome 6, ASM2916894v1, whole genome shotgun sequence DNA region includes the following protein-coding sequences:
- the LOC133039313 gene encoding uncharacterized protein LOC133039313, translated to MKGIRRFGKKGKLSPRFIGPFEILEKVGQVAYRLALPPSLLAVHNVFHVSMLRKYVSDPMHVLSYETLELQPDLSYDEQPVQILDRKEKVLRTKTILLVKVLWRNSKVEEATWELETDIKTQHPELFSKVLSRCFGKFCKVWA